The DNA region TCAACTTTATAGGATTCAAATAACAAAAAAAGAATTTCCATATCCTGTCCGTCCCCCTTCTTTCCTCATGCTTCTGAGAAAGCATTTAGAAGGGGGACGCATAATAAACTACTCTTTAGTACCACAAGAGAGAATTGTAGAATTTAAAATAAAAAGATTTCCTGAGGAAGATAAAAAACTCATATTAGAACTAATGGGAAAATACAGTAATCTCATCCTTTTAAACGAGAACCATATTATTATAGATGCTATAAAACATATAAGTAGCGAAGTAAGTAGATTTAGGGAGATATTACCTGGAATTTCCTATATATACCCACCTAAAACCCAAAAGATTTCAATCCTTGATCTTAATGAAGAGAGACTGGATGAAATTTTAAATAAAGAGACATCCCTTAAAGATGTACTTTTAAAAGAAGTAGCCTATATGAACCCTCAATTGGTGAATGATATTCTTGGGGAAAAAGATAAAGAAAAGATCAAGAAAAGAATATTAGAAATAAGGGAAAAAATTATAAAAAAAGAATTGACCCCAATAGTATATTTTCATGAAGATGAACCCATTACCTTTAGCTTGTTTCCCTTGAAAGAATATGAAACCTTTGAGAAGAAAGAATTTGATAAAATTTATAAAGCTATTGATTTTGTCTATTCCTATGCCTTTGATAAAACCCTTTTTGAACAAAGACAAAGAAGGCTCTTGGAGCTAGTAAAGGAGAATATCAGAAAAGTGGCTGATAAAATAAAAGAATTTGATGAGCAGATAAAAGAAGGAGAAGATGCAGAAAAATTAAAAATTAAAGGAGAAATTCTTCTTTTCCATAAAGATGAGATCAAAAAAGGAGTTGGAAAAATAATACTTCCTAATCCCTATAATTTTGAGGAGATTGTAGAAATAGAGCTTGATCCAAGTCTTTCAGCCTTCGAAAATGCCCAAAAATACTTTAAAAGGTATAAAAAATTAAAGAGAGGAATAAATATTTTAAAAGAACAAAGACAGAAATTAGAAGACGAACTTTATTATTTAAACTCTTTAGAATTTTCTATAGAGAATGCCAAGACCTTTCCAGAGTTAAGAGAGATAGAAGAGGAATTGGAAAAGGGAGGATATATAAGAGAACCAAAGGAAATAATATACAAACGCGAAAAAAGCCCAGAACTTCTTAAATTTTTGAGTTCCGATGGTTTTGAAATATATGTAGGAAAAAACAATAAACAAAATGAAACTCTAACCTTCCAAATTGCAAAACCAGAAGATTTATGGCTCCATGCAAGAGGAATTCCAGGAGCTCATGTGATAATAAAGACCAACAATGAGGAAGTTCCTGAAAATACCATTTATGAAGCCAGTTCTCTTGCAGCCTATTTTAGTAAGGGTAGATATTCAATTTATGTTCCAGTAGATTACACGAAAAGAAAATATGTAAATAAACCTAAAGGCTCAAAACCAGGATTTGTAATATACAAAAACGAAAAAACCATATTTGCGAAACCAGAAGATGCTCTACCTCTTCTCTCTCAAAAGAGTTAAAACCTTTTTAAATTCCTCAGGAAGATCAATCTCAAACTCCATAGGTATACCCTTGGTTGGATGTATAAATGAGACTTTTTTAGCATGCAAAAGTTGCCCTTTTACCCCAAACTTCTTATCTATCCTTCCATAAACCTCATCACCTACTATAGGAAACCCTAAATGAGATATATGAACTCTTATCTGATGAGTTCTTCCCGTTTCAAGATCTGCAGAAATTAAGGTATAGCCTTTAAATCTCTCTAAGACTTTAAAATTGGTGATCGCTATCTTTCCATAAGGCACAATAGCCATTTTCTTTCTATTTATAGGATGCCTTCCTATAGGAGCCTCAATCCTTTTTTCCTCCCAAGGAATTTCCCCCTCACATAAAGCCCAATAAGTTCGCCTTAAAGTTCTGTTTTTAAGCTGTTCTGAAAGCTTTTGGTGAGAGAGATCATTTTTAGCAATTATTAAAAGACCTGTGGTATCTTTATCAAGCCTATGTATGATTCCTGGTCTTAGCTCCCCTCCAATTCCAGAAAGATCTTTTACCCTATAAAGAAGAGCATTCACAAGGGTATCATTATAATGACCATGAGCCGGATGAACCACCATACCTTTAGGCTTATTAATTATCACCATATCTTCATCTTCATATACTATCTCAATAGGAATATCCTGAGGTTTAACTTCGGTCTCTACAGGAGGAGGAATAATAACTTCAATTCTATCCCCAAGTTTTACTTTATAACTATTTTTTATAGGTTTTTCATTTACTTTAATCAGTTCTTTCTCTATGAGATCTTGAATTTGAGAACGAGAAAGGGGAACTTTTTTAGAAAGGTATTTGTCTATTCTTTCACTCTCACCTTCTACATAGATCTCATATCTTTGTTTTTCCATGGGATCTTATATTCTTCTCTTTAATTCCCAAACATCTTTGATTATTACTTGATTTCTTTCAATAGAAAGAATTCCATCTTCTTCGAAACTTTTTAATATCCTCGTAGTAGTTTCCCTTGATACCCCAATCAGATTTCCCAGCTCTTGCCTTGTAAATTCAAGATCAATTAGAATTTCATTATTAATCTTCTTACCCCTCTCTTGAGCAATATCAATAAGTAGCCTTGCTACTTTACCCGGCGCATCCAAGAACATAAGGGTTTCTATCTGCCTATTTGCTTTTCTAAGTCTCAAAGATAAAGTCTTTAAAATCTTTAAAGCAAGTTCCGGATGTTTATAAAGAAGAATTAAGAAGTCATTTCTCTCTATAATGATTACCCTTGTTTCTTCCAAAGCTACCACTGTGGCAGATCTGGGCTCCCCATCAAGAAG from Dictyoglomus turgidum DSM 6724 includes:
- a CDS encoding RluA family pseudouridine synthase, producing MEKQRYEIYVEGESERIDKYLSKKVPLSRSQIQDLIEKELIKVNEKPIKNSYKVKLGDRIEVIIPPPVETEVKPQDIPIEIVYEDEDMVIINKPKGMVVHPAHGHYNDTLVNALLYRVKDLSGIGGELRPGIIHRLDKDTTGLLIIAKNDLSHQKLSEQLKNRTLRRTYWALCEGEIPWEEKRIEAPIGRHPINRKKMAIVPYGKIAITNFKVLERFKGYTLISADLETGRTHQIRVHISHLGFPIVGDEVYGRIDKKFGVKGQLLHAKKVSFIHPTKGIPMEFEIDLPEEFKKVLTLLREKR
- a CDS encoding Crp/Fnr family transcriptional regulator, coding for MEVKKFLKNVPLFEDFSDEELEKLLVISKEKTYPKDAVIFQKGDLGNFFFLICSGRVKVIIETEEGKEGILSILYPTEFFGEMSLLDGEPRSATVVALEETRVIIIERNDFLILLYKHPELALKILKTLSLRLRKANRQIETLMFLDAPGKVARLLIDIAQERGKKINNEILIDLEFTRQELGNLIGVSRETTTRILKSFEEDGILSIERNQVIIKDVWELKRRI
- a CDS encoding Rqc2 family fibronectin-binding protein is translated as MRLKLSFDLLTLELFYEETKDLILNSIVEKIYQIGNTDIFLELFSPNHGRFKLILSVHPQLYRIQITKKEFPYPVRPPSFLMLLRKHLEGGRIINYSLVPQERIVEFKIKRFPEEDKKLILELMGKYSNLILLNENHIIIDAIKHISSEVSRFREILPGISYIYPPKTQKISILDLNEERLDEILNKETSLKDVLLKEVAYMNPQLVNDILGEKDKEKIKKRILEIREKIIKKELTPIVYFHEDEPITFSLFPLKEYETFEKKEFDKIYKAIDFVYSYAFDKTLFEQRQRRLLELVKENIRKVADKIKEFDEQIKEGEDAEKLKIKGEILLFHKDEIKKGVGKIILPNPYNFEEIVEIELDPSLSAFENAQKYFKRYKKLKRGINILKEQRQKLEDELYYLNSLEFSIENAKTFPELREIEEELEKGGYIREPKEIIYKREKSPELLKFLSSDGFEIYVGKNNKQNETLTFQIAKPEDLWLHARGIPGAHVIIKTNNEEVPENTIYEASSLAAYFSKGRYSIYVPVDYTKRKYVNKPKGSKPGFVIYKNEKTIFAKPEDALPLLSQKS